In Alcaligenes faecalis, the sequence CCATCACCCTGGGCCCCGCATCCCGACATGGCTTATACAGCCAGACGTTTGCGACCTTTGGCGCGACGTGCGTTCAAAACAGCGCGGCCACCGCGAGTTTTCATGCGAACGCGAAAACCGTGGGTGCGCTTGCGACGGGTAACGGAGGGTTGGTAGGTGCGTTTCATGGTGTATCCAAAAAAATGAGCCGCCAGAAATCGCAGAAAAGCTCCACCCCGACAGCATAAACGCTTGGGATCTGGCAACAGA encodes:
- the rpmH gene encoding 50S ribosomal protein L34 — encoded protein: MKRTYQPSVTRRKRTHGFRVRMKTRGGRAVLNARRAKGRKRLAV